The segment GCGCTCCTGCCCCCGAGGAACCGTCCTCCCGCGTCCATTCCGAGAGCTGCTGCGCCGCACCGGATGCCGGGTGCCGGATGATCAGTGCGTCGGCACCGGCGGCGCGCAGCGTCAGCGCGGTGTCGCGGAGCGATTCGCCCTTGGCCACCGAGGAGCCGGAGGCGCTGACGTTGATGACATCGGCACTCATCCACTTGCCCGCCACCTCGAACGACACCCGGGTACGGGTGGAGTTCTCGTAGAACATCGTGATGATGGTGCGCCCGCGCAGGGTGGGCAGCTTCTTGACTTCGCGCCCGAGCAGCGCCTCGGCGAACCGGTCGGCGTCATCGAGCAGGGCGACCGCCTCGTCGCGGGACAGGTCGGCTGCGGTCAGTAGGTGCTTCACCTGGTCGGCCCTCCATACGGTGCGATCCGCACGCTGTCCTGCCCATCGGGCTCCTGCAGTCGGACCTTGACGTTCTCTGCGCGCGAGGTGGGCACGTTCTTGCCGACATAGTCCGCCCGGACCGGCAGCTCCCGGTGCCCGCGGTCGACCAGCACCGCCAGTTGCACGATGCGGGGCCGCCCGATGTCCCGCAGCGCATCCAGCGCAGAGCGCACCGAACGGCCGGAATACAGCACGTCGTCGACCAGGATCACCAGCGCGCCGTCGATACCGCCGGCCGGGATGGAGGTCGACTCCAGGGGCCGTGGCGGTTTGGAATTCAGGTCGTCGCGATAGAGCGTGATGTCCAGTGCACCGTGCGGCAGCGCGACACCCGCGAACTCGTGCACCTTTTCGGCGAGCCGCGCGGCCAGCGTCACGCCGCGGGTCGGGATGCCGAGCAACACCACGCGCGGGGCGTCCGGCGCGTCCAGCGCGGTCTTCTCGATGATCTGATGCGCGATGCGCGAGATGGTCCGGCTCACATCCGCGGCGGACATCAATTCCCGGTCGGGGCTGGGTGTGCCCATGGTCAACCTGGACCTCCTTCTCCGCCTCACGGGACGGATCGTTAAAGGACGTCGAACTGCCGGTTACTTTAGCAGGGTGAATCTCGACAACAACCGCGCCTCCATCTCCGAGGCCATCGACGGCGGCCTGCTCGCCGGCGCCGTCACCCTGGTATGGCATGCCGGGCAGGTGGTGCAGGTCAACGAGTTGGGTCACCGCGATATCGCGGCCGGGCTGCCGATGCAGCGCGACACGATCTTCCGGATCGCCTCGATGAGCAAACCGGTGACGGTGGCGGCGGCGATGACGCTGGCCGAGGAGGGCCTGTTCGCGCTCGACGACCCGGTGGCCCGCTGGGTGCCCGAGGTCGCCGCGCTGCGGGTGCTGATCGAACCCGGCAGTGCGCTCGACGATACGACGGCGCTGCGCCGACCGATCACCTTCGACGACCTGATGACCCACCGCGCCGGCCTGGCCTATCCGTTCTCCATCACCGGTCCGCTGGCCAAAGCCTATGGGCGGCTGTCGTTCCGGCAGAACGAACAGCGCTGGCTCAACGAGCTGGCGCAGCTGCCGCTGGCCCACCAGCCCGGCGCGCGCATCACCTACAGCCACGGCACCGACGTGCTGGGCATCGCGATCTCCCGGATCGCCGGAAAACCGTTGCACGAGTTGCTCTCCGAACGCATCTTCGACCCGCTGGGCATGTCCGACACCGGTTTCGCCCTCAGCCTGGCCCAGCGCCGCCGGATGGCCACCATGTACGGCCTCGGCGCGGACGAGACGCTACGCGACGACGTGATGGGCCCGCCCGCGCTCACGCCGCCCGAGTTCTGCGCCGGCGGTGCGGGGTTGATGTCAACGGCCGACGACTACCTGACGTTCGCCCGGATGCTGCTCGGCGACGGCACGGTGGACGGCGTGCGGATCCTGTCCCCCGAATCGGTGCGCGTGATGCGCACCGACCGGTTGACCGCGGACCAGAAGGAGCAGAACTTCCTCGGGGTGCCGTTCTGGATCGGCCGCGGCTTCGGGCTGAGCATGTCGGTGGTCACCGATCCCGCCCAGTCCGAACGATTCTTCGGCCCGGGTGGTCTGGGCACCTTCGGCTGGCCGGGCGCGTTCGGCACCTGGTGGCAGGCCGACCCGGCCAATGACGTCATCGTGCTCTATCTGATCCAGAACTATCCGGATCTGACCGCCGATGTCGCGCAGGTCGCCGGCAACACCTCGATGGCGAAACTGCGGATGGCACAACCGAAGTTCGTGCGCCGGACCTACCAGGGGTTGGGCCTCTGAGCCGGCTGACCACCGACAGAACATCACATCGAGCGTGACAGCACCCGGCCGAACTGCAGCAGCCGCTCCATCTGAGCCAGGCCACCGTTGTCCACCGACTTGGTGTAGCGGAAGGACTCGCAGTACAGGTCGCTCTCGGTCGCCGAGGTACGCCGGGCGCGGGTCACCAGCTGGGTGTACATCCGCAACCGGACCTCGGACAGCCGCCGCGTCCCGTCCGCCAGCACCTCGAAGTGGGTGCTCAGAATGTGATCGCTGATGGTCGACAGCAAGATCGTGCGCACCGAGGAGTTCAATTGCCGGCGCTCGTCCACGATTTCGTCATCGGCGCGCCACATGATGAGCCGCAGCCCATCGGTGGCCACCACTTCCTGCCACACCGCGGTCCCGTCGGCCTCCTCGGTTTCGCCGCGCGACATGATGAACGCGGCGATCCCGGGGAACTCGATGACCGACCGCAGCTGTTCGAGCGCCAGCTCGGGATCACGCAGATAGACCGTCGCCGCATCCTGCACGCTCATGTACGGCGCCCAGTCCTGCGGCACGATTACTCCCCGGTCTCCGACGGCCGCAGCGCCGCCGCGGCGGCCCGGATCTGCGGGGTCACCAACATCACCTGGCCGAGCACACCGTTGACGAAGCCCGGGGATTCGTCGGTGGACAGTTCCTTGGCCAGCTCGACGGCCTCGTCGACGGCGACGGGCGCGGGCACGTCATCGGCGTGCAGCAGTTCCCACACCGCCACCCGCAGGATGGCGCGGTCCACCGCGGGCAGCCGCTCCAGCGTCCAGCCCTGCAGGTGCGAGGAGATCAGGTCGTCGACGTGCGCGGCCTGCTCGGTGACACCGCGGGCCACCGTCACCGTGTACGGGTTCAGCGCGTTGATATCGGCCTGCGTGTGGGACAGCGCATTGCGACCATCGGCGGCTTCGGCGGCGGTGATACCGCGCGCCTCGGCCTCGAACAGCAGGTCGACGGCGCGCTTACGCGCTTGGTGTCGACCACGGTCACCACGACGGTCAGCCATGGCTAGGCATTCACCCTGCCCAGGTAGCTGCCGTCGCGGGAATCGACCTTGAGCTTGTCGCCGGTGTTGATGAACAGCGGCACCTGCAGTTCGGCGCCGGTCTCCACGGTGGCCGGCTTGGTGCCGGCGCTGGAGCGGTCGCCCTGCAGGCCCGGTTCGGTGTGGGTGACCACGAGTTCCACGGTGACCGGGAGCTCCAGGTACAGCGGCGCACCTTCGTTGAAGGCGATCTGCACCTTCATGCCCTCGAGCAGGAAGTCGGCCAGGCGCCCCACCAGCGACTCGGACAGCGAGTGCTGCTCGTAGTCCTCGGAATCCATGAAGACGAAGTCGCTGCCGTCGCGGTACAGGTAGGTGGCATCGCGGCGGTCGACGGTGGCCGTCTCCACCTTCACACCGGCGTTGAACGTCTTGTCGACGACCTTGCCGGACAGGATGTTCTTGAGCTTGGTGCGCACGAAGGCCGGGCCCTTGCCGGGCTTGACGTGCTGGAACTCGGTGATCTGCCAGAGCTGACCCTCGATCGAGAGCACGAGTCCATTCTTGAAGTCGGCGGTTGATGCCACGGTGTGTACAGCTCCTAGATCAGGTGATGACAGCCAGTTCCTTGGGGAACCGGGTGAGTAACTCGGGTGTAGGTGCGCTCTCGCTGCCGACAACCAGGGTGTCCTCGATTCGGACACCGCCCCGGCCGGGCAGATAGACGCCGGGCTCCACGGTGACCGCAGCGCCAGCAAGCAGTGTACCGACGGCCGAGGCACTGATCCCCGGCGCTTCGTGGATCTGCAGTCCGACGCCGTGGCCGAGGCCGTGACCGAAGTTCTCGGCGAACCCTGCGTCGGCGATCACCTGCCGGGACGCGGCGTCGACGTCCCGCAGCGCAGCCCCCGCCGCCAGCGCGTTGCGGCCGGCCGCCTGGCTGCTCGCCACCAGGGCGTACAGATCTCGCTGCCACTGCGCGGCGTGCCCCAGCACGAAGGTCCGGGTCATATCCGAGTGGTAGCCGGCGACCAGTGCGCCGAAGTCGATCTTCACGAAATCGCCGTCGGTGAGCACCGCGTCGGTGGGCCGGTGGTGCGGGATGGCCGAGTTCGGTCCGGCGGCCACGATGGTCTCGAAGGACACACCGTCGGCGCCATGGTCGAGCATCAGCGATTCCAGCTCGCGACCGACCTGCTTCTCGGTGCGCCCGGGGCGCAGCCCGCCGCGGTTCACCAGATCATGCAGGGCCGCGTCGGCCGCCTCGCAGGCCAGCCGCAGGATGGCGACCTCGCCAGCATCCTTGACCTCCCGCAGCCGTTCGACCATGCCGGCGGCCCGGACGAACTCGACTCCCCCGGCGTCACCCACCGCCCGTTCCAGCAGACCGAACCCATCGACGGTCACCACATGGCTCTCGAAACCGAGCCGGCGCACACCGTCGGCGGCCGCGCGGGCGGCCAGGTGCGCGCCGACGGCACGTTCGATGACCAGTTCGGCGTCCGGCGCCTGCGCCGCGGCCTGCGTTACATAACGCCCGTCGGTTGCCAACACCGGCGTGTCTTGGTCGACACGCACCAAAAGTGCGGCGTTGGATCCGGTGAAGCCGGACAGATATCGGACGTTGACCAGGTCGGTTACCAATATGGCGTCCAGTTCGGCGGCCGCCAGCCGGTGCCGCAAACGGTCCCGGCGCGCAGATATCGTCACAGCCGCTGACGGTACTCGCTACGCTGTCCCCTCATGAGCAAGTGGTTGCTGCGCGGACTCGTGTTCGCGGCGGTCGTGGTGGTCCTCCGGTTGATCCAGGGAGCGCTGGTGGATGCCTTCCCGACGCAGGCCGGCTGGATCAGTCCCACGCTGGGTCTGTTCCTGGCGATCCCGGCGATCGTGTGGGCCTACTTCGACGGCCGC is part of the Mycobacterium adipatum genome and harbors:
- the pyrR gene encoding bifunctional pyr operon transcriptional regulator/uracil phosphoribosyltransferase PyrR — translated: MGTPSPDRELMSAADVSRTISRIAHQIIEKTALDAPDAPRVVLLGIPTRGVTLAARLAEKVHEFAGVALPHGALDITLYRDDLNSKPPRPLESTSIPAGGIDGALVILVDDVLYSGRSVRSALDALRDIGRPRIVQLAVLVDRGHRELPVRADYVGKNVPTSRAENVKVRLQEPDGQDSVRIAPYGGPTR
- a CDS encoding serine hydrolase domain-containing protein, whose translation is MNLDNNRASISEAIDGGLLAGAVTLVWHAGQVVQVNELGHRDIAAGLPMQRDTIFRIASMSKPVTVAAAMTLAEEGLFALDDPVARWVPEVAALRVLIEPGSALDDTTALRRPITFDDLMTHRAGLAYPFSITGPLAKAYGRLSFRQNEQRWLNELAQLPLAHQPGARITYSHGTDVLGIAISRIAGKPLHELLSERIFDPLGMSDTGFALSLAQRRRMATMYGLGADETLRDDVMGPPALTPPEFCAGGAGLMSTADDYLTFARMLLGDGTVDGVRILSPESVRVMRTDRLTADQKEQNFLGVPFWIGRGFGLSMSVVTDPAQSERFFGPGGLGTFGWPGAFGTWWQADPANDVIVLYLIQNYPDLTADVAQVAGNTSMAKLRMAQPKFVRRTYQGLGL
- the nusB gene encoding transcription antitermination factor NusB, translating into MADRRGDRGRHQARKRAVDLLFEAEARGITAAEAADGRNALSHTQADINALNPYTVTVARGVTEQAAHVDDLISSHLQGWTLERLPAVDRAILRVAVWELLHADDVPAPVAVDEAVELAKELSTDESPGFVNGVLGQVMLVTPQIRAAAAALRPSETGE
- the efp gene encoding elongation factor P; its protein translation is MASTADFKNGLVLSIEGQLWQITEFQHVKPGKGPAFVRTKLKNILSGKVVDKTFNAGVKVETATVDRRDATYLYRDGSDFVFMDSEDYEQHSLSESLVGRLADFLLEGMKVQIAFNEGAPLYLELPVTVELVVTHTEPGLQGDRSSAGTKPATVETGAELQVPLFINTGDKLKVDSRDGSYLGRVNA
- a CDS encoding M24 family metallopeptidase encodes the protein MTISARRDRLRHRLAAAELDAILVTDLVNVRYLSGFTGSNAALLVRVDQDTPVLATDGRYVTQAAAQAPDAELVIERAVGAHLAARAAADGVRRLGFESHVVTVDGFGLLERAVGDAGGVEFVRAAGMVERLREVKDAGEVAILRLACEAADAALHDLVNRGGLRPGRTEKQVGRELESLMLDHGADGVSFETIVAAGPNSAIPHHRPTDAVLTDGDFVKIDFGALVAGYHSDMTRTFVLGHAAQWQRDLYALVASSQAAGRNALAAGAALRDVDAASRQVIADAGFAENFGHGLGHGVGLQIHEAPGISASAVGTLLAGAAVTVEPGVYLPGRGGVRIEDTLVVGSESAPTPELLTRFPKELAVIT